The window CTTTTCTGGTTATGGCAACACCGTTAAATTCGGCTATAACATCTTCATCGGACGGGCTTTTAGGAGCGAGGTTTTCAGAAGCCGCAGGTTGTGCAGGCTCCGCCGGCTTCACCGCTTCTTCCGTTCCGGCCTTTTTCATATTTTCCTCCGAGGAGGGCTTAAGGCCGGCGTTATTATCGGTTTTAACCTGCTGCGATACGCAGGAAGTTAAAAGCATTATTGCAAAAATAATAAAAATATAAACAAGTTTTTTCATATTCGATATAATACAACTATTTTAATTATAAGTCAATGTATATTAATAGCAATAATAAAATTTAAAATTTATTCGATTTTTTTGGCTTTTAAATAAGTTTTATACAAACGAACCGATAAAAATAAAAAAAATCGCATTTTTTTTATTTTTCTTTATTTTTACTCTAAAGTTTTAATGCAGAACAACCGATAAAGGTATTTAGAGGAACTTCTTTCCTCTTTCAAAGCAAGGACGCTTTGTAAAAACCATTATTCCAGGGAGGAATATCTATGATTATCAATCACAACATGAGTGCTATGTTCGCACAGCGAACACAGGGTGCAACCACAGTCCACATCGGAAAGGACATCGAAAAACTTTCTTCCGGTTTAAGAATTAACCGTGCGGGAGACGATGCTTCCGGTCTTGCGGTTTCCGAAAAAATGAGAAGTCAGATTCGAGGTTTGAACCAAGCTTCAGCCAACGCATCTAACGGTATCAATTTTATTCAAGTAGCGGAAGCTTACTTACAGGAAACTACGGACATTATGCAGAGAATCAGGGAGTTGGCCGTTCAAGCTTCTAACGGTATTTATTCCGCAGAAGACAGAATGCAAATTCAAGTTGAAGTTTCTCAGCTGGTTGCTGAAGTTGACCGCATTGCAAGTTCCGCACAATTTAACGGAATGAATATGCTTACGGGCCGCTTTGCACGTGAGACCGGTGAAAACGTTGTTACCGCTTCCATGTGGTTCCACATCGGTGCAAACATGGACCAAAGAATGCGCGTTTACATCGGAACAATGTCGGCTGCAGCCGTAGGAATTCGCGAAATCGGTTCGGAAAAGATTATGACAATCGAAACTGCCGATTCCGCCAATATGAGCATCGGAACGATTGATGAAGGCTTAAAGAAAATCAATAAGCAAAGAGCGGACCTCGGAGCTTACCAGAACAGAATGGAACTTACGGTTGTAGGAATTAACATTGCAGCCGAAAATCTCCAAGCTGCAGAATCACGTATCCGTGATGCAGATATGGCAAAGCAAATGGTAGAATACACCAAAAATCAAATTCTATCCAACACAGGTATTGCAATGCTTGCTCAGGCAAACAACAACAGCCAGCAGGTAATGTCTTTACTCCGATAAGTTAAAATCCAAGGATTTTTAAAAAAATCGGTTGATTTTTTTTAAAATACTCTTGTAAATTTTTCTTTATAAGAGTATAATAGAAGCAGGTAAAGGGATTTAAATCCCCTTACCTGCCTGATCTTTGAAAAGCCCTTTTCGGGCAGCCCGTTTCGGGCGGCCTTTTTTGAAGCTCGGATTATGAGCATCATTTAAGGGCGACCCTTATGAAGCCCTGTACCGCAGTGTTATTGGCAGTTTTAACAAATTGTCAATAATACTGTGTTTATAGTTTATGTAAAAGGCGCGAAAATTTTACATAAGGCTATAATTTACGGGAATAACGGCAAAGGATGCCGGATTATAGACTTCAGGGAGGGTCAATTATGATTATTAATCACAATATGAGTGCAATGTTTGCACAAAGGCAGGGAGGGGTCAACGAACTTCACCTTGCAAAGAATATCGAAAAACTTTCCAGTGCGGAAAGAATTAACCGTGCAGGCGATGACGCTTCCGGTTTGGCGGTTTCCGAAAAAATGAGAAGCCAAATCAGGGGCTTAAACCAGGCAGGTCAAAATATCCAAAACGGCGTTTCGTTCATTCAAGCAACGGAAGGCTATCTTGGTGAAACTACCGATATTGTGCAAAGATTGAGAGAGTTGGCAATTCAAGCGGCAAACGGTATTTATTCCGCAGAAGACAGAATGCAGATTCAAGTTGAAGTTTCTCAGCTTGTCGATGAAGTAGACAGAATCGCAAGTCATGCTCAGTTCAACGGAATGAATATTCTGACGGGACGCTTCGCACTGGATTCCGCTACGGGACCTATGGCGCTTCATGTCGGTGCAAATATGGATCAAAGGGAAACCATCTATATAGGCACAATGACGGCTACGGCGCTCGGTATTATCGGGGCTCAGCAGGGCGGTGAAGATGCTATGATTTCGATGTCTTCAGTAGACGGAGCAAATATGGCGTTAGGCGCTCTTGATAACGCTTTAAAGCAAATCAATAAGCAAAGAGCGGACCTCGGTGCATATCAAAACAGGTTTGAAATGGCATATAACGGAATTGCAATCGCTTCCGAAAATATGCAAGCGGCCGAATCAAGAATCCGCGATGCCGATATGGCAAAAGAAATTGTTGATTACACAAAGAACC is drawn from Treponema pedis and contains these coding sequences:
- a CDS encoding flagellin; protein product: MIINHNMSAMFAQRQGGVNELHLAKNIEKLSSAERINRAGDDASGLAVSEKMRSQIRGLNQAGQNIQNGVSFIQATEGYLGETTDIVQRLRELAIQAANGIYSAEDRMQIQVEVSQLVDEVDRIASHAQFNGMNILTGRFALDSATGPMALHVGANMDQRETIYIGTMTATALGIIGAQQGGEDAMISMSSVDGANMALGALDNALKQINKQRADLGAYQNRFEMAYNGIAIASENMQAAESRIRDADMAKEIVDYTKNQILIQSGTAMLAQANTQPQSVIRLLQ
- a CDS encoding flagellin gives rise to the protein MIINHNMSAMFAQRTQGATTVHIGKDIEKLSSGLRINRAGDDASGLAVSEKMRSQIRGLNQASANASNGINFIQVAEAYLQETTDIMQRIRELAVQASNGIYSAEDRMQIQVEVSQLVAEVDRIASSAQFNGMNMLTGRFARETGENVVTASMWFHIGANMDQRMRVYIGTMSAAAVGIREIGSEKIMTIETADSANMSIGTIDEGLKKINKQRADLGAYQNRMELTVVGINIAAENLQAAESRIRDADMAKQMVEYTKNQILSNTGIAMLAQANNNSQQVMSLLR